A single genomic interval of Malania oleifera isolate guangnan ecotype guangnan chromosome 11, ASM2987363v1, whole genome shotgun sequence harbors:
- the LOC131143477 gene encoding 5-methyltetrahydropteroyltriglutamate--homocysteine methyltransferase: MASHVVGYPRMGPKRELKFALESFWDGKSSAEELQKVAADLRSSIWKQMANAGIKFIPSNTFSYYDQVLDTTAMLGAVPPRYGWAGGEIGFDTYFSMARGNASVPAMEMTKWFDTNYHYIVPELGPEVKFSYASHKAVNEYKEAKALGVDTVPVLVGPVSYLLLSKPAKGVEKSFSLLSLLGKVLPIYKEVVSELKAAGASWIQFDEPTLVKDLDSQQLQAFTHAYSELESCLSGLNVLIETYFSDVPANAYKTLVALKGVTGYGFDLVRGTKTLDLIKGGFPSGKVLFAGVVDGRNIWANDLAASLSTLKGLEGIVGKDKLVVSTSCSLLHTAVDLVNETKLDNEIKSWLAFAAQKVVEVNALAKALAGRQDEAFFSANAAAQASRKSSPRVTNEAVQKAAAALKGSDHRRTTNVSARLDAQQKKLNLPILPTTTIGSFPQTVELRRVRREYKAKKISEDKYVNSIKEEISKVVKLQEELDIDVLVHGEPERNDMVEYFGEQLSGFAFTVNGWVQSYGSRCVKPPIIYGDVSRPNPMTVFWSKMAQSMTARPMKGMLTGPVTILNWSFVRNDQPRFETCYQIALAIKDEVEDLEKAGINVIQIDEAALREGLPLRKSEQAFYLDWAVHSFRITNCGVQDTTQIHTHMCYSNFNDIIHSIINMDADVITIENSRSDEKLLSVFREGVKYGAGIGPGVYDIHSPRIPSTEEIADRINKMLAVLETNILWVNPDCGLKTRKYTEVKPALKNMVSAAKLLRTQLASAK; encoded by the exons ATGGCATCTCACGTCGTTGGATATCCTCGCATGGGCCCGAAGAGAGAACTCAAGTTTGCTCTGGAATCTTTTTGGGATGGCAAGAGCAGTGCTGAGGAGTTGCAGAAGGTGGCGGCTGATCTCAGATCATCCATCTGGAAGCAGATGGCAAATGCTGGAATCAAGTTTATCCCAAGCAATACTTTCTCCTACTATGACCAGGTGCTTGACACTACTGCAATGCTTGGAGCTGTTCCACCAAGATATGGTTGGGCTGGTGGCGAGATTGGATTTGACACATACTTCTCCATGGCTAGGGGCAATGCCTCTGTGCCTGCTATGGAAATGACCAAGTGGTTTGACACCAACTA CCATTACATCGTACCTGAATTGGGACCTGAAGTGAAATTTTCTTATGCCTCGCACAAAGCTGTGAATGAATACAAGGAGGCTAAGGCG CTCGGTGTAGATACTGTTCCTGTTCTTGTAGGCCCTGTCTCTTACCTGTTGCTATCAAAACCTGCAAAGGGTGTTGAGaaatctttctctcttctttcacTTCTTGGAAAAGTGCTCCCAATCTACAA GGAAGTAGTGTCTGAACTAAAGGCTGCTGGTGCTTCCTGGATTCAGTTTGATGAGCCCACTCTTGTTAAGGATCTTGACTCGCAGCAATTACAAGCATTCACACATGCATACTCTGAACTTGAGTCATGTCTATCTGGCCTCAATGTTTTAATTGAGACCTATTTTTCTGATGTTCCTGCTAATGCATACAAAACCCTCGTTGCTTTAAAGGGGGTCACCGGATATGGGTTTGATTTGGTTCGTGGAACAAAGACCCTTGATCTGATCAAAGGTGGATTCCCTTCAGGGAAAGTCCTCTTTGCAGGAGTGGTTGATGGAAGGAACATATGGGCCAATGATCTTGCTGCTTCCCTTAGTACCCTGAAAGGACTTGAGGGCATTGTGGGCAAAG ATAAACTTGTGGTCTCCACCTCCTGCTCACTGCTCCACACTGCTGTTGACCTTGTTAATGAGACTAAGCTGGACAATGAAATCAAATCGTGGCTTGCATTTGCTGCACAGAAAGTTGTTGAAGTGAATGCCTTGGCCAAGGCATTGGCTGGTCGCCAGGACGAG GCATTCTTTTCAGCCAATGCTGCAGCTCAAGCTTCAAGGAAGTCCTCCCCAAGAGTGACCAATGAGGCTGTTCAGAAGGCT GCTGCTGCATTGAAGGGTTCTGACCACCGCCGCACTACAAATGTGAGTGCCAGACTGGATGCTCAGCAGAAGAAGCTTAATCTTCCAATTCTTCCTACCACAACCATTGGGTCTTTCCCACAGACTGTGGAACTCAGAAGAGTTAGACGTGAATACAAGGCTAAAAA GATCTCTGAGGATAAGTATGTCAACTCCATTAAGGAGGAAATTAGCAAAGTTGTTAAGCTCCAGGAAGAGCTAGATATAGATGTCCTGGTACATGGGGAGCCTGAG AGGAACGATATGGTTGAGTACTTCGGAGAACAGCTGTCTGGTTTTGCCTTCACAGTCAATGGGTGGGTGCAATCTTATGGTTCTCGCTGTGTGAAGCCACCCATCATTTATGGTGATGTGAGTCGCCCCAACCCCATGACTGTCTTCTGGTCCAAAATGGCTCAGAGCATGACTGCCCGCCCCATGAAAGGAATGCTTACGGGCCCTGTCACCATTCTCAACTGGTCTTTTGTTCGCAATGACCAGCCCAG ATTTGAGACCTGCTATCAGATTGCTCTGGCCATTAAGGATGAAGTGGAGGATCTTGAGAAAGCTGGTATCAATGTTATCCAAATTGATGAGGCTGCTCTAAGAGAGGGCTTGCCACTTAGGAAGTCTGAGCAAGCTTTCTACTTGGATTGGGCTGTCCACTCTTTCAGGATTACTAACTGCGGCGTCCAAGATACTACCCAG ATCCACACTCACATGTGCTACTCAAACTTCAATGACATCATTCATTCTATCATTAACATGGATGCTGATGTGATCACCATTGAGAACTCCCGTTCTGATGAGAAGCTTCTGTCGGTATTCCGCGAGGGAGTGAAGTATGGTGCTGGCATTGGCCCTGGCGTGTATGACATCCACTCCCCAAGAATACCATCAACAGAAGAGATTGCCGACCGGATCAACAAGATGCTTGCAGTGCTTGAGACGAACATCTTGTGGGTTAACCCTGATTGCGGTCTCAAGACTCGCAAGTACACTGAAGTAAAACCAGCCCTCAAAAACATGGTTTCTGCTGCCAAGCTTCTGCGTACCCAGCTTGCCAGTGCCAAGTGA